DNA from Conexivisphaera calida:
TCACGGATTATTCCAAGGGATATCGAGAACCCGTACCCGGCCAGGGCGTAGAGCCCCCCGAGGAACATGCCCTGCACGAGCAGGGTGGCTACGGCCGCCGGACCCATGACATGTGCGGAGTTAGTGCCCGTGCTATAAGTCTTTCAACTCGGACCTGGGTGAATCAACATGATGGCTTGCACCTACGGAATCACAGGGACAGCACTAATCCGCCCCCGCTCCGAAATATGCGGCCCGGAGATCCCTGGTGGGGCGCTTCGCCGTTCCCTCCATGACTATCCTGCCGTTCTCGATGACGTACCATCTGTGGGCGATGGACATGGGACGCTTGATGTTCTGCTCCCCGATGATAATCGACATGCGATCTGTCAGTTTCCTCACGCTCTCATACAGCCTGTCCACTACTATTGGAGCGAGCCCGCTCGACGGCTCGTCCAAGATGAGGAGCCTCGGAGCGCTCATGAGGGCCCTGCCCACTGCCAACATCTGCTGCTCACCCCCGCTCAGGGATCCGGCCCTCTGGCGGGATCTCTCCCTGAGCACCGGGAAGATAGAGTAGACGAAGTCCAGCCTCTCCCTGACCGGGACCCTCGGGATCCCGTAGAGTCCGAGCTCCAAGTTGTCCCTGACGCTCAGGTTCGGAAACAGG
Protein-coding regions in this window:
- a CDS encoding ABC transporter ATP-binding protein, whose amino-acid sequence is MTSDERTLLSLKSVEAGYGDLRVLRDVSMDVGEGELVALIGPNGAGKSTLFKVICGVIKPDSGRIYFMGRDITGLPPERICRMGIALVPEGRGLFPNLSVRDNLELGLYGIPRVPVRERLDFVYSIFPVLRERSRQRAGSLSGGEQQMLAVGRALMSAPRLLILDEPSSGLAPIVVDRLYESVRKLTDRMSIIIGEQNIKRPMSIAHRWYVIENGRIVMEGTAKRPTRDLRAAYFGAGAD